The genomic segment ATCAAATCGGATCGGGCCGCAATCGAAGGCATGCTCGCGGCACTGGGATACCGCTATTTTCCCGCCGGGATGAATCTCATCGCGGTCCATAGCGGGGACCCGGTACTGCAACACCTGAGTCATCGGGATGGCGTGACCTGCCTCGCGTGAGCGTCACGTGAGCACCCCACGGGTTCGGGGCCCCGAGGCGTAACCCGGCGCATGCGAACTCACTGAGCCGCTGAACGTGCACGGGGACGCCGCGTGCTTAAGCGAATCCTGCCGCAGCGCATACAGCGCAACACCGGTGAGCGTGGGCGAAGGTCGGCGGCAGACTTCAGGTGTTTACCGGAAGTCGACTTCCGGCACGGCGCCGATAATGGCAGTCAGACAAGCCGGGGGGCGAGACCATCGCAATTGACGACGCGGCGCATTTGTCTTTCAGCGCTGTCCGCGTGCGCGGCACTGCAGCTTTACCCACTGGGGAGCGTCGCCCGCTGCCCCGGTGAGGTGGTTGCACCAAAGCAATGTCATGCCGGCGCTTGCGCGAATCGAGAAGCTGGCGACGCGACACGACGCTGAACGCACGCTAATCGAACGCCAACTCACCGCTGACGTAAAGCGGGCCCGTCGCGGCGCTGCGATCGTGTGAGCCGGGGCCGATATGCTGCTCCGCCCTTTGGGTCAGAGGCGATCCGTGCGGACGATAAGACACTTAGGACGACAAGCAATGAACAATAAGCCAATTCTGGCGCTTTTCGAAAGCACGAACCGATGGCTTCCCGCCATTGATCGACGGATGACTGAGGCCGAATTCCACGAGATTGGCAACGCGCGACACTTCAGAGAGATCGCGAGCTGGACGAGCGCGCTCGCCGACTGGCTCTGCGGCACACGAAAGGAAGCGGCCAAGCGCTTGGCTTACCACATTCTGCACGCGAACGATCCGCAGGTCCGTATGACGAGCGGCGTCGCACTGCAGAAGCTGGTGGCCGCGCCCTACAAGGCGAATTTCCGATTCGAGAGTCTCGATGACGCGACCGTGAAGTTCCGTGTTGCGGGTCGGAGCGTGCGGCAAGACGTGACCGTCACGCCCGCGGGTACCTTGACCGCTGTGAGGGATGCGATCGTCAACGTCAGGAATGCCGCAGCGAGGCATGCGGCGGAGTTGGGGCGAATGGCAGTTGGCATGGGCGTGCCGACGGTCGAGCCGATTGAGCTGAGCGCATGCGCGCACTATCAGGACCTCAAGCGCGGCGGCGCACACGCAACGATCGTCGAGCTACTTGACTCGCTGGCATCCCCCGCGACATTCTGGGCCATCAAAGCCGCGCTCGAAATGCAACGCACGACGGCGATGCAGCGGGACTTGCACTGGCGAGAGTGGCCGGTGGCGGCCGGTGGCGTGACCCGCCGCGCGGTGCCTGACACGCTTCACTTCGCCCCCACGCTGGAGATCACGCAGCCGAGCGCAGGCGTGTTTCAACTGGCCTGGCACGCTGAGCCCGAGGCCCCGGCCCACAAGTGTGCCCATCGGGCGTTTGACGTAGTGCTGCTTGTGACCCGCGCGCATATGCACTGCATCTACGCCCGGTAGCCAACTCACGACGTCGCGCGCGAGCCCATCGGTACGATGCTTGAGTCAGACGCATTTCCACCAGAACCTTCTCGAGATTTTGCAGGGCAGCGCCTCTGCCAAAGCGCCGGTCGCCGTATCGCCGATGTCCTCGCAGCGGTCGACGCAAATGGCCAGCGCTTTGAGCCCATCCATACGCGTCAATTGAGTGCACATTTTTTCCAATACCCGCTCATCGAGTTGTTCGCTCGAACTCAGGTCGAGTCTGACTGGCTCAAGTTCTGAGAATTTGGAAATTTCGACGGCAAGTCACGCGTCGCGCGCGGTCGGGGGGCGTACACCGTCCAAGTGGCACGCATTTGAGGGCGCGCGCGTTTCGGCGCGTCGGGTCAGGGTGACGCTTCGCGCCGCATCGGCCGCGCTGGTGGCCTGCCATGGCGTGCTGACGTTGTCAAAACGTACTTGACGCATAGATGTACAACGCGTCCCTCCGGCAAGGCCTGGATGGACAGCGAGGCGGTATGAATGTCTTATTTATAGAAAGTGTTCGCGGTTACCTCTTTCGTAACGAGGCTACAACGCCCGTTTTCCGCATATCTCTGTTGCAGGCGCGCTATGCGTGCGCACGCGTGGAAGAACAGGGCCCGTCGCGCGCTAAACAGTGATTTTCTTCCCTAAGGCAAAACAATAGGGCCATGCAACAAAACGATGGCCTCGTGCGTGCGGGTTCAATCCGTACACTGGGTCGGGTTGCCGCGCCTGTGCGGCGCTGTGTGAGCCCTGGGGCAGCAAGCCCGTTGGCGCATGGCGGTCACGCCGCTCGCGCACCGAGCGAGGAAACCGTGGGACGACAGCGGCGCGCTGTGCACCGAGGCGGGGTTGTGCGTCCGCGCCATGGCGTACGCCGGGCCGAGGTCCCCGGGGGGCGGACTCACGGCGGCACCGCCCGCGGGCGCGGCGCGACGAGCGGCCCTAAGGCCCCAAACAGAGACAAATGAGGAAACACATATGCGGAAGTTTCTGCTGGCCATCTCGAACTGGAACTTCTGGTTCGACTTTCCGATTGCGACCCGCTGCCCATGTTGCGACGAAAGTAACATCCTGCTGTTCAGCGAGCTGTCGGCGAGGCGGCACGAACGATGGCGGTGTGTGCACTGTGGCGAGACGTATGCGCCGTCGTCGCACGAGCTTGATCACGCCATTACCGCGATGTTCAGTACCCTCTTTGGCATCTGAGAGACGCGCTACAAACGGCTGCGTGGGGGGCCACCCCGGTTCTGAGGTGGATGCGCAAGAGCGATCGCCGTGGACGCCTGGTGGACTGCCGATTCCCCGAGGTTGCCGCGCGATGGCCCCGCATCGCTGAAGTGATTTTATGCATGATTACGAGAGTCGAGTCACGTTTATGAATGCCAAACCACGTCCTGCACCTCGTTATGCGTTCCGTCGCGACCTGCTGGTGGCAACGGCACTCGGTGTGATGCTGATCGCGGTGGGTTACGCCGGGTATCGGGCGCATCTGGTCGGCACGGCCTGTGAGCGTACCGGTGCAACGTCGGCGAAGGCCCGTGCGGCCGCTAAGACGCCCAAGGTGCTCGCGACGATCTACTCGCGCGCCCAAATGAGCGCAGATCGCAAAGCGAGCGGGGAGGGGCAGCCGGTCGTGGCGCGCACACCGATGGGCGCGGATGGCTACTATATTCCTCCTTCAGAGGCGGACATCCCGGACGGTCCCTACGGGGATGCCATTCGGCGAGGGAGCAACATTTTTACGCGAACCGGATTGCATGTGAAAGACCACGTTGGCAATCAGTTGTCATGCGACAACTGTCACCTCGATGCCGGTCGCCGTGCGAATGCGGCGCCGATGTGGGCCGCATATGGCGCGTATCCGGCGTTTCGCGCAACGACGGGGTCAGTGAGTACGTTAGAAGACCGGATCGCGGCGTGCTTCACGTACTCGATGAATGCGCCCGGATCGGTGTCAGGCAAGGCGCCGGCGCCGGGGAGCCAGGTGTATCGTGACTTGGTGACCTACATGGCATGGCTGGCCAATGGGGCACCGGCGGGTGAGAGGCTGCGCGGTGCAGGGTATCCACGGATCAGTAAGCCGTCCGACGGTTACGATCTGAACCGTGGGCGGGTCGTTTTTCGACAGAACTGCGCGCAATGCCACGGTGTGGACGGTCAGGGCAGTCGCGACGGCCAGGGGCACACCACGTTTCCGCCGTTATGGGGGCGAGGGTCTTACAACTGGGGCGCCGGGATGGCGCAGGTTGATATGGCAGCCGCGTTCATCAAGGCCAATATGCCCTTCGGACGGCCAGGCTCGCTCACAGATCAGCAGGCTTGGGATGTGGCCGCCTATATCGATAGCCACGAGCGGCCCAAGGATCCTCGCCAGAACGGTACCGTCGCCCAAGCGGCAAGGAAGGACCATGCAGGGGAGGACAGCTTCTATGGGACGACGCTGCGCGGGCATTTGCTAGGGATCGGAGTCGGTGCGGGCGGGGCCGTTGAGCCGGGTTGATGTGGCCCGAACTCAGCGAGGCGCCCGCGCGTGCGGGGGCGCTTGCGCGGCCCTCCTTCATTGACGCACAAACGCCTTGGGCACCGGGTAGTGCGTCCCGTCGTACTCGATCGGTACGTTAGGGCGTTTCGATGTGTTTTCCTTGCTCTGGCAATCGCCGCGGGTGGGTCGGTTCGTCGTCGTGACGGTCTTCTCACTGACGACGAGTGTGGCATAACCCGATTGACCCGCCGGCCCCACTGAAATCACGCGGGCCGTATCGGTGAAGCTGCCCGCGCAATTGCCATCCCATTGACCGCCGCTGGTTTGTATCGCGAAATTGTCGACGACCTTGCGCAGTGTCGCGCCGTCAATCACGTAAAGGTCCAGTGTCGTTTGCGAGAACGGATTTACGCGCGATGTCCCCGCGTGTTCGGCGCGCACGCCGAACGCCACCACTTGCGGCGCGAGACGCCACGGCGCCGTGTCGAGCGCGAGGCTGCGCAGCACGGTCGCGTCGGACCGGAACGCGGCCTTTTCAAAGTGATGCGCCACGACTTTGCCCGACTCGCTGTTCGCGACCACGATTTCCACGTCATACACCGTGCCCTCGTCAGTGCCGCCCTTTTGCGGCAATGGCAGCACGGCGAGCGTCTGCGAAGGATTCGCTGGCCAGACCTTGCATGCAGCCAGTGCGGTGTCGAGCGCACGCCCGGGCTGCAGTGTGTTCGTCCAGGCGTTCAGGTGGTCCTTGCACTCGGCGAGCGCGAACAAGGGCAGGCAGAGCAGAGTGGCGGTAAGCACAGTACGCATGAGAGGCGGGCCCGTAGCAGAGTCATGATGGCTCTAGTGTGCATGCGAATGAGCTTGACCGGAAGCAAAATCGATGATCGCGCTGCCAGTGTTGCCACAGGCCGTCAGGCTAGGGGCTGCCGAGGGCAGAGATGGTGATGCATAGTGATAAATCGTGATGCGTGAAGATTTGCCGCGGGCTTCCCTATGCGAGAGCATGAGGGCTCCAACAGACAGCCCGTACCAGCGCGATCGTGATGTCGTCCGCAGCCGCCACGGTGGCAGAAAGGCGGGGGGCCTCTCCGCGACGAGACTGGTCGTGCCTACAGCGCGAGGAGCCTTTGATGTCGAGCGTCGATTCTTCCTCACCCGAGGCGGTTTCATTCCAGGGGCAATGTGTGCCGGCCTTTACGCAGGCCCCCGTCGTGCCGCAGTGTGCGAGTCCACTTGGCCCTGGGCAGGCCCCGGCTGCTTCGGCGCCGCTTGCTCCCGCGCCCGGCCCCGTGCTGACATCGGCGGGGGCGCCCGGCAAGGCACCCTATCCGCCGGCGCCAACGCTGCCCACGCTGTCCGGCCCGCAAGGCAGCGGCATTCGTTTCGATTTCAACGAAGGCTGCCGGGTTATGGTGCCCAAGGGCGACTGGAAAGTTTGTCTAAGTGATAGCCATACCGGCAATATCCTGTTCCACACGTCAATGGGAGAGGGCTGTGTGATGAGCGCGAAGAAGTATTTCGTGCCGTTCGAGATCGAGATCAGCAAGAACGGCAAGACAGTCATGCGTCATCGGTATGACGCGCGCGATAAGGACGTGTTGATTATGTTTCCGGTCGGCACGTTAGGCGACCTCGTCGGATGGTTTCCCTATGCCGTGAAGTTCCAGGAAAAGCACCAATGCCGGCTGACGGTATCGATGTCGCCATTGCTCATCCCGCTGTTCAAGGGCGCGTATCCGCACATCGAATTCACCACGCCCGAGCAAGTGAAGGTCGAGCGGTATTACGCGACGTATCGCATCGGCCTGTTCTTTGACGACCACGAATGCGTGTTTCAGCCAAGTGACTTTCGGCATGTTGGACTGCATCGCACGGCCGGGCACATCCTCGGCGTCGATCCCACGGAAATGCCGCCGCTCCTGTCATTGCCTGACGATACGCGTCCGATACAGGAAAAATACGTATGCATCGCGGTACAGGCGTCGACACAATGCAAGTACTGGAATTATCCGGGGGGCTGGAAGGAAATCGTGCAGTTTCTCAAGGAGGCTGGCTACCGGGTGATCTGCATCGATCAGAAATCGACGCATGGTGTGGGCACGACCTGGAACCACATTCCTTGGGGGTGTGAGGACGCAACGGGCGACAGGCCACTGACTGAGCGTGCGCGGTGGCTGCGTCATGCGGATTTTTTTGTCGGCTTGTCGAGTGGCCTGGCGTGGTTGGCGTGGGCGACGGGGACGCCGGTGGTGATGATCAGCGGCTTCACGCACGAGTCAAATGAGTTCGCGACGCCGTATCGCATCATCAACCATCACACCTGCAATAGCTGTTGGAACGACGTAAGGCATCGTTTCGACCATTTCGATTTCATGTGGTGTCCGCGACACAAGGGCACGGCGCGCCAGTTCGAGTGCACTGGCCTGATCACGCCGACCTATGTCAAGAATGTGATTCGTAGCATACCGACCTTCGTCGAGCGTGGTCGGCTTCATCCAACCAGCGTCATGCAGCGTGAGAGCGCTGACACGAACGCGCATCCGGCGCCATACCATGAGAAGGAGGAAGAGACCGTCCAGGCAGTCTAAGGCACGGGCTGCTTGGCATGGGCGTCGCGTCGCGTCCCGCCTGTGTCATTTCGCTCCCCCGTAAGCACGGGCGGGTTGTCGCGTGCACGCCCCCCGTGCACGCGACTTTTTTCGCGCATTCGCTGCGTCAGGCGCCTCTGCCACCCTTCGCCGCCGGGGGCTTTCGGGTCGGTGACGCGTCGGCCGCAGCGGGACGGCATTGTCGCGCCAGCCCGGGGGCACTCGTCCCCCCTCTTACTGTTCAGGATGTCTGCCGTCGTGGCACTGACGCGCGGTCGGGCAGGCCTTCCGGCCATGTCCGTCATACCGACACTTGTTCCGACGCTGACGGTCGGCGTCTCATCGGCGCGTGCGCCGCAGATCGTACCGCGTAGCGAAAACGACGGTTTTACCCGGAGAAGGACTTATGGGATTGCTCGATCACGGCGACTTCCAGTCGGAACTATCCGCAGCCCTCGGGACGCCGCAGAGTGCCGGCGCGCCGTTCGCGGTGTTCACGATTCGACTGCGGCGCGTGCGCCGGATTCGGTTGGCGCTCGGCGATGCCGTTGCCGATTCGCTGTTGCTGGAGGCGGCATTTCGGCTCAGCACGCTCATCGCAGGCACTTCGATGGCGCACCTCGAGGGTGAGCTGTTCTGCTTCTACCGGACACAGAGCGGGGAAGACGAAGCGCGACAGTTTGCGCGGGAGTTGCTCGCGGCATTCCACACGCCGCTGCACACGCATGGCATGGACGTCGTCATCGGCATCAACGTCGGTGTGAGCATCGCGCAGGCGGGAATGAACGGCGCGCAGGCGTTGATGCGCCAAAGCCGTTGCGCACTGGATCGCGCCGCGGCAGGTGGCGAATATTCGATGGAGATCTATACCCCGCGCTTGCAGGCATCCGCGGCACGCCGACTCACTCTGGAGATCGCCCTAAGGCAGGCCATCGAAAGCAATATTGGGCTGAGCGTGCATTACCAGCCGAAAGTTGGCTTGACGTCACGCAAACTATACGGCGTCGAAGCGTTGTGCCGCTGGAATTGTCCGCCGCTCGGCGCGGTGCCGGCAGACGAGTTCATCCCGGTGGCGGAGGAATCGGATTTGATCGAGATGCTCGGATGGCGGGTGTTGGACCAGGTGTGCCAACAGCTGCTTGGGTGGGGGGCCAGCGGTTTTGTACTACCGTGCGTGTCGATCAATCTCTCGGCCCGCCAGCTAAGTAATTCCGATCTGCCCTCAAAGATTCTGCAGTG from the Pandoraea faecigallinarum genome contains:
- a CDS encoding c-type cytochrome, encoding MHDYESRVTFMNAKPRPAPRYAFRRDLLVATALGVMLIAVGYAGYRAHLVGTACERTGATSAKARAAAKTPKVLATIYSRAQMSADRKASGEGQPVVARTPMGADGYYIPPSEADIPDGPYGDAIRRGSNIFTRTGLHVKDHVGNQLSCDNCHLDAGRRANAAPMWAAYGAYPAFRATTGSVSTLEDRIAACFTYSMNAPGSVSGKAPAPGSQVYRDLVTYMAWLANGAPAGERLRGAGYPRISKPSDGYDLNRGRVVFRQNCAQCHGVDGQGSRDGQGHTTFPPLWGRGSYNWGAGMAQVDMAAAFIKANMPFGRPGSLTDQQAWDVAAYIDSHERPKDPRQNGTVAQAARKDHAGEDSFYGTTLRGHLLGIGVGAGGAVEPG
- a CDS encoding autotransporter strand-loop-strand O-heptosyltransferase, whose translation is MSSVDSSSPEAVSFQGQCVPAFTQAPVVPQCASPLGPGQAPAASAPLAPAPGPVLTSAGAPGKAPYPPAPTLPTLSGPQGSGIRFDFNEGCRVMVPKGDWKVCLSDSHTGNILFHTSMGEGCVMSAKKYFVPFEIEISKNGKTVMRHRYDARDKDVLIMFPVGTLGDLVGWFPYAVKFQEKHQCRLTVSMSPLLIPLFKGAYPHIEFTTPEQVKVERYYATYRIGLFFDDHECVFQPSDFRHVGLHRTAGHILGVDPTEMPPLLSLPDDTRPIQEKYVCIAVQASTQCKYWNYPGGWKEIVQFLKEAGYRVICIDQKSTHGVGTTWNHIPWGCEDATGDRPLTERARWLRHADFFVGLSSGLAWLAWATGTPVVMISGFTHESNEFATPYRIINHHTCNSCWNDVRHRFDHFDFMWCPRHKGTARQFECTGLITPTYVKNVIRSIPTFVERGRLHPTSVMQRESADTNAHPAPYHEKEEETVQAV
- a CDS encoding putative bifunctional diguanylate cyclase/phosphodiesterase — translated: MGLLDHGDFQSELSAALGTPQSAGAPFAVFTIRLRRVRRIRLALGDAVADSLLLEAAFRLSTLIAGTSMAHLEGELFCFYRTQSGEDEARQFARELLAAFHTPLHTHGMDVVIGINVGVSIAQAGMNGAQALMRQSRCALDRAAAGGEYSMEIYTPRLQASAARRLTLEIALRQAIESNIGLSVHYQPKVGLTSRKLYGVEALCRWNCPPLGAVPADEFIPVAEESDLIEMLGWRVLDQVCQQLLGWGASGFVLPCVSINLSARQLSNSDLPSKILQCTSRHGLVPSLFEFEVTESAIVEDINVAATTLARFRSLGFRIALDDFGAAHSNLHYLRKLPLDSLKIDKQFVDDLSAEGKGEALCRAMFLMADMLKLPVIVEGIETEAQCATLSRLGFEWGQGYYFSAPLPSEALAQRWLTRR